Sequence from the Rhizobium sp. TH2 genome:
GCAGCTGCCAGCGCGCTGTCACGATCCGCCTGCGTCGCCGTCAGCAGCCCGCGCCGCGCCTCCGAAAGCAGGCTCGCCGCCGCCTTGTCATCGAGCACGTTGAAGTGGCCTGCCACATTGGCTTCGAGCGGAAACTGGTGCAGCAGCGCCTCGCAGAAGGCGTGGATGGTCTGGATCTTCAAGCCGCCCGGCGTCTCCAGCGCTCGCGCGAACAACCGCCGCGCATCGGCCAGCTTGACCGCATGGGGCGCGCTGCCTTCCATACCCTCGATCTCGGTCGATAGCGCCGCATCGTCGAGCGACGTCCAGCGCGACAGCCGCTCGAACACGCGGTTGGACATTTCACTGGCCGCAGCCTTGGTATAGGTCAGGCAGAGGATTGAGGACGGCCGCGCGCCGTCGAGCATCAGCCGGATCACCCGCTGGGTCAGAACATGCGTCTTGCCCGAACCGGCATTGGCCGACACCCAGGCCGAATGCGCGGGGTCCGAGGCCAAGTTCTGCTTGCGCCGGGTTTCGTCGAGTGCATCGGTGTCGCGAGGCTGGGAAATGGCATCATTCATCGCCATTCTCCTCTTCCAGCTCGGCCGCCGACCACTCCGCCACGCGCGCCAGGTGATCATATTCGCCGCCATAATCCGCGTCCTTGAATGGCGCTACGCGGCTCTTGAATCCGGCTTTCTTTTCTCTCAATGCCTCGGTCAGTTTCGTAAGCTGGCTGATCGATTCGCCCGCCAGTTCGCTTGCCGATTTCCGGCTTTCGGGCTTGCCATAGGTGGAATTTTCGTTGTTGACCGTCTCGACCGCGAATTTCGAGCCCGGTCGCAGCCGCATATAGATCAGGTCCTGCGTCTCATGCGCGCCAACCCCGAAGAAGCTATCACCCTTCAGCACGGCCGCTTCCAGCGCCAGTTGCGGATCGAGCAGCGTGCGAGCCACCTTGGCAGATGGCGATGAGCCGGTCTTGTAGTCAACGATATCGGCAAGGCCGTCGCGGCGGATATCGATGCGATCGGCGCGTCCGGTCACCGCCAGATGTTCGGTGACCTGCAGCTTGGCGGAGCGCTCGACATAGGTCTTGCGGATGGTCGGCCGGCGCTCGCTTTCCTCATCGAGAAAGGCACGCGCCATATCGATCGCCCGGGGCCGCCAGACGGCATCGATGTGTGCCGGCAGCGCCGCCCGGTTAAAAACCTGATGCGTGATGTCCCTGATCCTCTCGAAGGCGACCGGGACGCGCGGATCGACCCCGCTCTCGACGAAAAGCTGGACGATCTCGTGATAGATGTTGCCCCGGTCGGCTGCACCCGGATCCTCGTTGAAGCCATCGAGCGGATCGAGTCTGAGCACCCGCCGCGCATAGATCGCATAGGGATCGCGCCGCAGCCGTCCGGCTTCGCTGAAGGAGTAGGACACCGGCTGCCGCCCCGCATCTGGTGTAGGCGCCGGCCGCGCCGCGAATGATTGCTCTTCAGCCTCGCTGCTCTGGTCGATCCGGCCGGCATAGCGTCGGTATCGCTCGCCACGGGCGATCATCGCTTCGCCAATCCTCTCACCCGTCACCGACAACAGCCGTTGCACGAAGCGCGACGCCACGGATGGCGCGCCGCCCTGCCTCAGCGCCCGGGTCAGGATCAGCTTCCGCGTTCCCATGCCCATCACGAAATCATGCGCCGACTGGCCGATGCGCCGCTCGGGCGGTTCGAGCCCGATCTCGGTCTTCATCGCTCGCGACAGGAAGGGATTGTTGGCGGTGGCGCCCGGCCAGGTGCCCTCGTTCAACCCGCCGAGAACCAGCGTATCGACACTCTGCAGTCGCGCCTCAAGCGTGCCCCAGATGAACACGCGCGGATGGCCGATCGCCTGCGGCTTGATCCCGACTCCGGCTAACAAAGCGTTTGTCACATCCGCCCATTGCGGCCCCGCCGCATCCATCGTCTCGGCCGTTTCGATCAGATCTTTCAGCAGTCCAGCCAGCGCATCCCCTGCTTCACCCGACCACAGTGTGCCGAGGCTGCCGCGCTCATCCCGGCACAGCGCTTCCAGAACCGTTCCGGTCGCCTCCGCCCAGGCGCCGAGCGGATGCTGCGCCCGCAATCCGTTGCCGTTGTCCGCCACCAGCATGCGCGCCAGCGGCTCGACGGCCACTTCGATATCGCGTGCAAGTTCGACGACCTGGCTCTGGCATTCGGCTGATCTGAGCCGCATCTGCCAACGCCTGGAGAACCTGTTCTTGCCGAGTTCCTCGATCGCCTGCAGCACCACGGGTGTGAGCGCCGCCGCATCGACCAGCGCCGTCCCGCCACGCAAGGCCAGCATTTCCAGCGCATGCGAGGCTATGTCGAGCGCCTCTCGCTCGCGGCCGAGCCGCACCAGCGGATGCTTGATCAGGCTCGCCAGCGCCACCGGATCGCCGGGGCGGAGCACGCTTTCGAGCACCAACCTGATCAGGCTACCGTGATGGGAGGCAGCCAGCGGCGTACCGGCGGAATCGTCGGCCTCGATGCCGAAGCGTTGAAGTTCGGCCGAGACACGCCGCGCCAGCGTCCGATCTGGCGTCACCAGGGCCGCCTGCACCGCCGGACTCTCGCCGTCGAGCGCCAGCTTCAGAGCAATGGCGATCGCCAGCGCCTCTTCCCGCTCGTTGTTGGCCTCGATGAGCGAAATATCG
This genomic interval carries:
- the addB gene encoding double-strand break repair protein AddB, which encodes MAKSNVFTIPPGASFLKVLAISLCDGRLVPGFRFDATDPLSLASATIYLPTRRAARVLRSEFVDLLGGRSAILPVIRPLGETDDDAGYFDEGPDSLLELLPPVGNLARLIELARLILIWRNRLPEKLRAIHDDSPLVAPASPADAIWLARSLIELIDAVETEETGWEGLKAFDVADRAIWWELTGEFIKVASAFWPARLTEINRSSPALHRNLAIRAEAARVARDGSHGPVIVAGSTGSIPATADLIAAIHRLDNGAVVLPGLDQIMPRADWPLAGAIRADGSRNSDPASRSHPQYGLFHLLRKLGVEREEVTPLDTDAPDMAKRIEAASVAFMPAEAEVNHQTFRDRDEGLLAEAFADISLIEANNEREEALAIAIALKLALDGESPAVQAALVTPDRTLARRVSAELQRFGIEADDSAGTPLAASHHGSLIRLVLESVLRPGDPVALASLIKHPLVRLGREREALDIASHALEMLALRGGTALVDAAALTPVVLQAIEELGKNRFSRRWQMRLRSAECQSQVVELARDIEVAVEPLARMLVADNGNGLRAQHPLGAWAEATGTVLEALCRDERGSLGTLWSGEAGDALAGLLKDLIETAETMDAAGPQWADVTNALLAGVGIKPQAIGHPRVFIWGTLEARLQSVDTLVLGGLNEGTWPGATANNPFLSRAMKTEIGLEPPERRIGQSAHDFVMGMGTRKLILTRALRQGGAPSVASRFVQRLLSVTGERIGEAMIARGERYRRYAGRIDQSSEAEEQSFAARPAPTPDAGRQPVSYSFSEAGRLRRDPYAIYARRVLRLDPLDGFNEDPGAADRGNIYHEIVQLFVESGVDPRVPVAFERIRDITHQVFNRAALPAHIDAVWRPRAIDMARAFLDEESERRPTIRKTYVERSAKLQVTEHLAVTGRADRIDIRRDGLADIVDYKTGSSPSAKVARTLLDPQLALEAAVLKGDSFFGVGAHETQDLIYMRLRPGSKFAVETVNNENSTYGKPESRKSASELAGESISQLTKLTEALREKKAGFKSRVAPFKDADYGGEYDHLARVAEWSAAELEEENGDE